Part of the Rhizobium viscosum genome is shown below.
GCGCAGGATGTCGAGGCCACGACCGAGTTCTGGGCGTGGCGGGAGGTCGAGGGGTCAGGCTTTGCATCAGAACTGCCCCTCGTGACGCTGCAAAACGGTCTGGCTGCGGAAGATATCGCTCTGCGGCGCTTCGATCGCGTCTATGCGGCCAGCATTCGCATACCGGCGCGCTACACGGTCACCGGCGAGGTCGTCGTCGGGGGCCAGCCGAATGTCGGCATCGTTGCCCTTGGGCGCTACCCCGAAGGACTCGACGATACGGCCCTGTCGATCGTTGCGGATCTTAAGAAGGCCGGCTATCTGGCCGAAGCGCGTCCGGACATCCGGCGATGGAAGGCTGCCAAGCTGGAGCACAACGTCACCAATGCGGTCGAACTGTTCGCCGGTCCTCCTGAGCTTCGTTCAAAAGCGGCAGCAAGCCTCGCGAAAGAGGCACGCGCTGTTCTCGTGGCCGCCGGCTATGATCCGGCCGCACCTTCGGAATGGAGGATCGACATCTCGTCCTGGCGCGTCGCCCCAGAGAGCGGCATAAAGCCAGGCCAGCAATCGACCTGGCAAAGTTTCACCCGCGGCACCACAAGCGAAGTTGATTACTTGAACGGCGAAATCGTCAGGCTGGGCCGCATCCATGGGGTAGCGGCTCCTATCAACACAGCTTTCCAACAGGCTGCCGCAAGGCTTGCGCTGGAAGGCTGCCAGCCGGGCACGAGAGATATAGCCGAGATCTACCCGATCGTTGCCGGAAGTGCTGCACTTTAACCTGTCTGCTGTCTTTCAAACCGACCGAAAGGAAGAACATGGGAACCCCAAGGATCGTCGCAATATCGGGAAGCTTCAGCCGGCCCTCGAAAACCACATCGCTGGTGCAGCATGTCGCGGAGCGAATAAGCGATCGCTATGGCTTTGATAGCGTAACCTACGACATGGTCGAGGTCGGACCCTCGCTCGGCAATGCTCTCTGGCGCAAGCAGCTTGACGACAGAGCCCAGCATGTCTTCCAAGAAATCGTCGAGGCCGACATTCTGGTTGTCGGAGCACCGACCTATAAAGGTTCCTACCCGGGTCTCTTCAAACATCTGATCGATCTCATCGAACCGCATGAACTGAAGTCGAAGCCGATCCTTATCACCGCTACTGGCGGCGGTGATCGCCACGCGCTGATGGTCGAACACCAGCTCCGCCCCTTGTTCGGATTCTTCATGGCACATACGCTGCCCACTGCGGTTTACGCATCCGACCGAGATTTCGTAGACTACGCCGTCTCGTCAGAGCAACTCGGCAAGCGCATCGACGAAGCGGTCAGCGAAGTGGGCGCTTTCTTTCCAACGATAACAGCCAATCGCGCGGCGGCTGAGTAGGCCCCTTCTGCAGCTCGACAGCTTTGAAAGAAACCTCTCAAGATTGCGCCCCTGGGTACGATCCCAGGCGTGGGCGCCACTTAATTTTCGAATATAGCGGCTTTTAAAGGATTCTGATCTCATCCACCGCCTGAAAACGAAACACCATTATGTTGATCGATTTTGTGGTGATTTATAACCTTATGCCTGTACGTCTTCACAGCGTGGGGCCGAGCAATGAGGCCTACCACGCAGGACTTCCAAGAGCACTCGAATTTGCTTTCACTTAGGAGCTTGCATGCCATCGCGTCAATTGTCTAAAACATACCGTAATTCCATGCGGCGGAATTGCTTGCTGATGGCAGGGGCGATCGGGCTTATGGCAGCAATGATGCCGGGCCAAGCTGCTGCTGAGGGCAAGATCCGAATTGCGCAACAGTTCGGCATTTCATACCTGGCGCTCGATGTCATTCGCGATCAGAAGCTTATCGAAAAACATGGCAAGGAAGCCGGCCTCGACATTGACGTCGAATGGGCAACAGTGTCCGGCGCGACGGCGATGAATGAAGCGCTTCTTTCCGACAATCTCGATATCGCCGCGGCGGGCGTGCCGCCGGCCCTGACTACCTGGGACCGGACCAAGGGTCGCCAGGACGTCAAGATGGTCGCAGCTCTTGGCTCGCAGCCCAATTACCTGCTGACCACCAATCCGAATATCCATTCCTTGAAGGATTTTGGGCCGAGCGACCGGATCGCGGTACCCGCGGCCGGCGTCGGCTTTCAGTCGCGCACGCTGCAGATCGAAGCCGCAAGGATCTTCGGCAAGGACAATTTTCAGAAGCTCGACGATATCACTGTCAGCCTGCCGCATCCGGATGCGACCGCGGCACTGATTTCAGGCGGAACGGAAGTGAACTCTCACTTCTCCTCAGCACCTTTTTATTATCAGGCGCTGCAGGGCAACAAGGCCGTACACAAAGTCATTAGCTCCTACGATATCCTGGGAGGACCGGCGACCTTCAACGTCCTTTATGCCACGACCGCTTTCCATGACAAGAATCCAAAAACCTATGCTGCATTCTATGCAGCCCTTCGCGATGCCGCTGATTGGATAAGCACACATAAGGCTGAGGCCGCTGATACTTTCACCCGTCAGCAAAAATCAAAGCTCTCTCCCAAACTTGTGCTCGAGATCATCAACGACCCAGAGAACGACTTTTCGATCGTGCCCAAAAACACCTTCGTATACGCTTCGGAACTGTACAAGATCGGCGTCTTGAAGAACCAGGCCGGCTCCTGGAAGGATTATTTCTTCCCGGAAGCACAGGGCGACGCCGGCAGCTGAAATTCATCGAGCAAACCCGATTCTGCATAAGGCGCGGCCTTTTGAGGCCGCGCATAGTTTTTGCGAGAGAGAATGGACGGCAAATCAACCGCATCCGCAAGCAGCAAGACGCCACCCCTTCTTTCAGTCGCGGGCGTGACATTGGAATATGTTGCGCCGGGACGGACTGTGCGGGCAACGCAGAATGTCAGCTTCGATGTTTGGGAAGCGGATCGCTTCATCCTTCTGGGCGCCTCCGGCTGCGGCAAATCCACCCTGTTGAAGGCGGTCGCCGGCTTCGTTGCGCCATCTGAAGGAGAAATCCTATTGGACGGTCGTCCTGTCAACGGGCCAGGACCGGACCGCGTGGTTGTCTTTCAGGAATTCGACCAACTACCGCCTTGGAAAACCGTTCGCGAGAACGTGGCGTTTCCTGTTCGGGTCTCCGGACGCCTTGGCCGCAACGAGGCTCTCGAACGGGCCGACCACTATTTGGAAAAGGTCGGTTTAAGTCGCTTTGCTGAGGCATATCCGAACGCATTGTCGGGCGGCATGAAGCAACGCGTCGCGATCGCAAGAGCCCTTGCGATGGAGCCACGTGTCCTGTTGATGGACGAGCCCTTCGCCGCGCTAGATGCTCTGACCCGGCGCAAGATGCAGGAAGAACTGCTGGCGCTGTGGGAAGACGCGCGTTTCACTCTGCTATTCGTCACCCATTCCATCGAAGAGGCGCTAATCGTCGGCAATCGGATTGCGCTGTTGTCTCCGCATCCGGGCCGTATGCGCGCCGAGATCAACAGCCACGAATGGGACCTAAAGAGCGGCGGAAGCACTGAGTTTCAGGCTGCGGCAAGCCGTATCCATCGCCTTCTGTTCGAGGAGGTGCCTGGTGCAGCGGAGAGCGATCATGACTGACACTGTTACCGCCGACCTTGGCACGATACGGCTGACGCCTCCGATCAGGCCTGAATATGAGCGGACACCCGAGCCAGTAGCCGGTAGCTCTATCGAACGGCCCGTGTCGCTGCCATGGCGGCTCTGGCAACAGGCATGGCTGCGAAAAGGCCTTATCCTGATCTTTCTTGCCATTTTATGGGAGATTGTCGCGAGACTTCAGGGAAACGACCTTCTCCTGCCGTCGTTCACAGACACACTTCACGCCTTCTTCGAAGATATCGGCAACGGGGTTTTACCTGGCCGGGCGGCAAACTCCATCGATATTCTGGTCAAAGGCTATGTCGCGGGTGTCGTTCTGGCATTCGTCCTGACATCGCTTGCCGTATCCAGCCAACTCGGCCGCGATTTCCTGTCGACGTTGACTTCCATG
Proteins encoded:
- a CDS encoding ketopantoate reductase family protein; its protein translation is MTRYIIIGAGAVGASLAAEFETHAIPYILVGRGAQISHIATHGLTYRRAAENRIVRLNTADTAAPPALRRGDILILAVKAQDVEATTEFWAWREVEGSGFASELPLVTLQNGLAAEDIALRRFDRVYAASIRIPARYTVTGEVVVGGQPNVGIVALGRYPEGLDDTALSIVADLKKAGYLAEARPDIRRWKAAKLEHNVTNAVELFAGPPELRSKAAASLAKEARAVLVAAGYDPAAPSEWRIDISSWRVAPESGIKPGQQSTWQSFTRGTTSEVDYLNGEIVRLGRIHGVAAPINTAFQQAAARLALEGCQPGTRDIAEIYPIVAGSAAL
- the msuE gene encoding FMN reductase, whose translation is MGTPRIVAISGSFSRPSKTTSLVQHVAERISDRYGFDSVTYDMVEVGPSLGNALWRKQLDDRAQHVFQEIVEADILVVGAPTYKGSYPGLFKHLIDLIEPHELKSKPILITATGGGDRHALMVEHQLRPLFGFFMAHTLPTAVYASDRDFVDYAVSSEQLGKRIDEAVSEVGAFFPTITANRAAAE
- a CDS encoding ABC transporter substrate-binding protein codes for the protein MAGAIGLMAAMMPGQAAAEGKIRIAQQFGISYLALDVIRDQKLIEKHGKEAGLDIDVEWATVSGATAMNEALLSDNLDIAAAGVPPALTTWDRTKGRQDVKMVAALGSQPNYLLTTNPNIHSLKDFGPSDRIAVPAAGVGFQSRTLQIEAARIFGKDNFQKLDDITVSLPHPDATAALISGGTEVNSHFSSAPFYYQALQGNKAVHKVISSYDILGGPATFNVLYATTAFHDKNPKTYAAFYAALRDAADWISTHKAEAADTFTRQQKSKLSPKLVLEIINDPENDFSIVPKNTFVYASELYKIGVLKNQAGSWKDYFFPEAQGDAGS
- a CDS encoding ABC transporter ATP-binding protein, translated to MDGKSTASASSKTPPLLSVAGVTLEYVAPGRTVRATQNVSFDVWEADRFILLGASGCGKSTLLKAVAGFVAPSEGEILLDGRPVNGPGPDRVVVFQEFDQLPPWKTVRENVAFPVRVSGRLGRNEALERADHYLEKVGLSRFAEAYPNALSGGMKQRVAIARALAMEPRVLLMDEPFAALDALTRRKMQEELLALWEDARFTLLFVTHSIEEALIVGNRIALLSPHPGRMRAEINSHEWDLKSGGSTEFQAAASRIHRLLFEEVPGAAESDHD